The proteins below come from a single Triticum aestivum cultivar Chinese Spring chromosome 5D, IWGSC CS RefSeq v2.1, whole genome shotgun sequence genomic window:
- the LOC123122475 gene encoding uncharacterized protein, with protein sequence MARFAPKSNPSLQSAAAAHPRHRSSARRLRSSPKAARGARICLTAVWQAIDMEAIFASTNRLLQVATDSHAQPSALGRLRRVLDGAAARCISDATFTDWLKVTLDDLIVHVDKLDNFTRTVDNITARLRSTCHPKGSHRGVSPAGQLAGLHGNDLFRTLMTLQLPEAAPAEFFLEAALAAQSLIMHDQLDLFIELSEKVILEGDTMAVNEYNLMALMDHRKTLVKFIHEHIKLSYAK encoded by the exons atgGCGAGATTCGCACCTAAATCAAACCCCAGCCtccagtccgccgccgccgcccacccccGTCACCGGAGTTCCGCCCGCCGCCTCCGCTCATCGCCGAAGGCCGCCCGCGGCGCCCGCATTTGCCTCACCGCCG TGTGGCAGGCCATTGACATGGAGGCGATTTTCGCGAGCACTAATCGCCTTCTCCAGGTAGCCACGGACTCCCATGCGCAGCCCAGCGCTCTGGGACGCCTCCGACGGGTGCTGGATGGCGCCGCGGCGCGTTGCATCTCTGACGCCACCTTCACCGACTGGCTCAAAGTGACGTTGGACGACTTAATTGTCCACGTTGACAAACTTGACAACTTCACAAGGACGGTTGACAACATCACTGCTCGCCTCCGGTCCACGTGCCACCCTAAAGGCAGCCACCGCGGCGTCTCCCCAGCTGGCCAACTCGCCGGCCTCCATGGAAATGATCTCTTTCGCACACTGATGACCCTGCAACTGCCTGAGGCTGCGCCTGCGGAGTTcttcctggaggccgcactcgctgCGCAGAGCCTCATCATGCATGACCAGCTCGACCTTTTCATCGAACTCAGTGAGAAGGTCATCTTGGAGGGTGACACTATGGCGGTCAACGAGTACAACCTCATGGCCTTAATGGACCACAGGAAAACTTTGGTGAAGTTCATTCACGAGCACATTAAACTCTCCTACGCGAAGTAA